A single genomic interval of Helianthus annuus cultivar XRQ/B chromosome 13, HanXRQr2.0-SUNRISE, whole genome shotgun sequence harbors:
- the LOC110903185 gene encoding beta-fructofuranosidase, insoluble isoenzyme CWINV6, whose translation MNKLVFSFLAVCFVVFVHDTIAGEVNGRNLKDIISRVSIPAHKYEQPYRTGYHFQPPSNWMNDPNGPLLYKGVYHIFYQYNPYAATFGTIVWGHAVSYDLVNWIHLDPAIYPSHEADINSCWSGSATILPGNVPVMLYTGSDSQSRQVQDLAWPKNLSDPFLREWVKYTGNPILTAPEGVKDDCFRDPSTAWRGHDGVWRMVVGGDRDNNGMAFMYSSTDFINWTRYEYPLAEADATGTWECPDFFPVAMNGTNGVDTSVYNGNVKHVMKTGFEGIDWYSIGTYTPDFKNFLPQNGLSLTGSIMDLRYDYGRFYASKSFFDDVKNRRVLWAWVPEYDSQQDDIEKGWAGLQSFPRAVWLDGSGRQLIQWPVEEIESLRENEVRLENKKLASHSVFEIEGVTAAQADVIISFKLENLKEAEVVDTSSVNPQTLCTERDASSVGALGPFGLLAMASNDLNEQTAIFFRVFQNQNGKYSVLMCSDLSRSTVRNSIDTTSFGTFVDIDPRYSEISLRNLIDHSIIESFGAEGKACITSRIYPKFVNYEDAHLFAFNNGTQSVNISQMRAWSMKNAEFVMDKSVKNAKIELKMLETSSFKIDNWDGKPKEMVY comes from the exons ATGAACAAGTTAGTATTCTCGTTTCTTGCTGtatgttttgttgtttttgtcCATGACACCATAGCCGGTGAAGTCAACGGTCGGAATCTTAAAGACATAATATCTAGGGTATCCATCCCGGCCCATAAATATGAACAACCGTATCGAACCGGGTACCATTTTCAACCACCAAGCAACTGGATGAATG ATCCCAATG GACCGTTGTTATACAAAGGAGTATATCATATCTTCTACCAATACAATCCCTACGCGGCCACTTTTGGCACGATCGTGTGGGGTCATGCCGTGTCATACGACCTGGTCAACTGGATCCATCTGGACCCGGCGATTTACCCGAGCCACGAAGCTGACATAAACAGTTGTTGGTCAGGATCCGCCACAATCCTTCCGGGAAACGTTCCGGTGATGCTATACACCGGAAGCGATTCCCAGTCCCGCCAGGTGCAAGACCTGGCGTGGCCGAAAAACCTCTCCGACCCATTCCTCCGCGAATGGGTCAAATACACCGGAAACCCAATCTTAACCGCACCCGAAGGTGTCAAAGACGACTGTTTCCGCGACCCCAGCACCGCGTGGCGCGGCCACGACGGCGTGTGGCGCATGGTTGTCGGCGGTGACCGCGACAACAACGGTATGGCGTTTATGTACTCCAGTACCGATTTCATAAACTGGACACGTTACGAATACCCGCTTGCTGAAGCGGACGCCACCGGAACGTGGGAATGCCCCGACTTTTTTCCGGTGGCGATGAACGGTACCAACGGAGTTGATACGTCCGTGTATAATGGTAATGTGAAACATGTAATGAAAACAGGATTTGAAGGGATTGATTGGTATTCAATAGGGACTTATACTCCTGATTTTAAGAACTTTTTGCCGCAAAATGGGTTGAGTTTAACCGGAAGCATAATGGATTTGAGGTATGATTATGGACGGTTTTATGCTTCTAAATCGTTCTTTGATGATGTGAAGAACAGAAGGGTTTTGTGGGCATGGGTTCCTGAATATGATTCTCAACAAGATGATATTGAAAAGGGATGGGCTGGCCTTCAG tcGTTTCCGAGGGCCGTCTGGTTGGACGGAAGTGGGAGGCAGCTGATCCAATGGCCTGTGGAGGAGATTGAATCACTTCGTGAAAATGAAGTGAGGCTTGAAAACAAGAAGCTTGCATCTCATTCTGTTTTTGAAATTGAAGGCGTTACTGCTGCTCAG GCGGATGTTATAATCTCATTCAAATTGGAAAATTTGAAAGAAGCTGAGGTGGTGGATACGAGTTCGGTTAATCCACAAACACTTTGTACCGAAAGGGATGCGTCTAGTGTGGGCGCGTTAGGGCCTTTTGGCTTGTTGGCTATGGCATCTAACGATTTGAATGAGCAAACCGCGATCTTCTTTAGGGTTTTCCAAAACCAAAATGGAAAATACTCGGTGCTCATGTGTAGCGATCTTAGCAG GTCTACTGTTAGAAATAGCATTGACACAACAAGTTTTGGTACATTTGTTGACATAGATCCTCGATACAGTGAGATCTCACTCAGAAACTTG ATTGACCATTCGATTATCGAGAGTTTTGGAGCAGAGGGCAAGGCATGTATCACAAGTCGGATTTACCCGAAGTTTGTTAACTATGAAGATGCTCATCTCTTTGCATTCAACAATGGGACTCAAAGCGTCAACATTTCACAAATGAGAGCTTGGAGTATGAAAAATGCAGAATTTGTTATGGATAAGAGCGTGAAAAATGCAAAAATAGAGCTTAAAATGTTAGAGACTTCGTCATTTAAGATAGATAATTGGGATGGGAAGCCAAAAGAGATGGTTTATTAG